The Balearica regulorum gibbericeps isolate bBalReg1 chromosome 17, bBalReg1.pri, whole genome shotgun sequence region GACAGGGCAGGATGCTCCGGGGTTACCTAGACAGAGCTCTCGCTGCCCCGTGCCGCCTGAGCATCTCCATTTGACAGAAGGGGAATCTGAGCTAGCGAGCCTGAGCTGCCAAAGGGATCAGCTGGGAACAGATCCCACATGTTCAGCTCCCAGGCCTCCTCCCTCCTGTCCTGTTTTACTGCTGCTATTCCCTGGCAAGAAGAATCAGTCCAGGTGGGATCAGACAGGACCTCATAACCCTGTCTGAGTCTATGAAATGACTGAGCAAACAAAGGCACTTGAGCCTTGTCTATTATTTTTTGGCACACAGATCACCAAGCACTTTACAGGGGACACTGAGGTCATTTTTCAAGTCAGGAAACCAAGAAACAGAGAGACAAAatgacttgcccaaggtcaccAGCACGTTAGAGACAGTCAGGAACTGAATGTGGCCCTTGCTCCCTGAACCCAGCTCTCTGCCCCCTGGGCCACCAGTCTTCATGGTAGCCCCAACCTCCCCAGTTTCTCTCCTCCCATTTTGGGGCAGGGTTACTTTTAACACTCTTCATTACACAGCATGTCCCTAAAGGCTTTTTGTCCCTGCCTAAGGACAGACTCCCTTGGCTGATTCGAGATGCAGATTACAAGGCAGAGCGCTGGGCACGCCGAGACCCAGCTCCCATTAGCCTTGGTGGGGTAAGCCAGTCCCTCGTGTTTCATCTCGCAGCTCCGagcagcaccaccaccagctTCGCTGTGGCACCAAATGATGCTGGCTCCAAGGATccggctctgctcctgctgcccttgGCAGGCATCGAGGGGCCACCAGCCACCTCTTCTCTCAGGCCAGGCTGGTGGAGTCTCAGGCAGTGCTTAACTGGCTCCTGCCTCGCTCCTTCCCAGCCGGACACGCGGCCTCCCTGCCATGCTCGAGCCATCAGCTACCTGCTATGCTCGGTGACAGAAGAGAGCACACAGGCCAAGGACTCCTGAGAGATGGCATTTTTGGACAGATGGAGCCAGGGGCTCGCTCTGTGCACGCCGTGGCACGATCCTTGTACGGGTAAATCCCTTCTGTGCAGCTCTTACGCAGCCTGGTGCAAGGGACCTTGCGGGGGCTTAGCCGCAGAATGATTTCAAGGCACTGCAAGACTTACAATTTCTTTCACCGCATTCTGCTGCTCCTGAACCGTGGCTGTGAATGGCGGGAGGCTGTCTGCCTTACCAGAACTAGCCTCCTGCTCTTTAGAGTCCTTGACAAAATCCACCTGCAAGGTACAGACATCTGGGTGTTACTCTATAACTGCACCAGTGGCAAACCTCCTACAAGAGTCTCTTTTGTCGAGAGGTTACCTCGGATGACAGGCACACATATCTGTTGAACATGAGGAAGAAGGGGGTATACTTTGTGACGGAATTGACTGAGGTGCGGAAATCGAAGAGCACGGGGTCGAGGTGGGCGTCCCAGTCACTGGGCTTCTCGTTCACCACATTGCAGATGGAGGATTTGAGCATCTCGGCGCTGCGGTCGTCCAGGCCTGCGCAGTCTGCGGGGTCTGCGGGGGTGAGGATCTGTGAGATGTTCCAGCGCTCGCATAAATGCCGGCTGACCTGCAAAGGCAGGGGATCATGCCCACGGGAGAACAAGGTGGGTTTGCACCACAGCAGCTAGCAGCTTCCACAGCAGAAGACGGCACTGTCTctgtgccaggagctgctgctcagcagaaaaAGCTTCCCAGAAAAGTCAGAGCCTGACAAAGTGTTTTGCAATGACTGTCCCTGTGCTTTGAGACTTTCCACAGCGCTGGGTTAATCCCAGGGTAGGGCAGGAATCTCATGGACGTGATCTCACAGGACCTTTCCTTCTGAGCAGAAAGGCTGCAGTGTGGCTGGAGGACTTGCACCACAGAACCACAACCTTAAATCCCTAACAGGCTGAAGGCATTGGCAAATCATCTACCCCTGGCAACAGGGCCggggcagggagaaggcagcatTGGCTCCTTGCCCCGATTACACGGCacgctgcagctctgcctttgaGACCCGCTGCCCAAAACAAACCTGCTCAAGATCATGTTGCTTTCCCTGAACCATCCAGCACCTGACCTACCTCCTCACAGAAGTCCCACGTCTGACTGGTGTACATGTTCTTGGATGCTccaaacctgaaaaaaagaagaggacaCACAACTTGGTTTTACTCCAtcagctgcagggcagagccagaGAAGTTCAATCCTCATGGGAAATGGGATACAAAAGGGACAGAGGCCTTCAAGTGGAGCTGGTGCTAAAGAGACTGGCATGGCCTCACCTCTCCAAAAGCAGAGATCTGCTGGCTCCATCTGTCCCAAAACAGCCAAGCCTGTTTGCTTTGGAATAATaaggcagcaggagaaacaAGCAAAGTTTCTTGCTCTGAATGCAAATCTCTACTGGCCCCATGCCTTTTCCACGAGGACAACGTCACGTGGAGTCACACACACCACGTGAGtgcaaaataaacacttttgaGGAGGGATTGCAGAGTGGATTTAAAACTTCTGCAGAGAACTGGGGAACCAGCTCTCTTGGCCTTGGAGCTACTCGGAGAACCACTTctgcctccttctcccctcccctggtAACAAGGGGGGAACAGGCTCTTCCCAAGTACTTTGTAAAGAGCAACCGAGAGGCACCGCATGACCTCTCCTGTAGAAAGGGAGAATTCCTGCTCTTGTGGGGAACCACCTCGTGGATACAGAGCACATCCCAATGCGCCCCATCTTACTGCAGAGGTGCAATGTAACCAAAACCAGAGGAGCCCACCTGTAAAAAATTGTAGCTAGGGCTTTAGCCACTGATAAGGGATCTTTCttctgcagaggagcagcctcAACCCACTTAGTGAAGTAGTCGGTCACAAGGAGGACATGCGTATTGCTCTGGCTTGTCTCAGGAAAAGGTCCTGCACAAAcaaacatcaagaaaaaaaaataatcaatgtgATGCCGTAATATCACCCAAATGAGGAGAGTTAAAAACCTAGCCCAGCAAAACAAGCAGAGCGAAAAATGACCATGACTCTCATCTGCAACGTCATGTAGCCAGTACACTTCTGTGACCTTAGTCAGCAAAAATACACCCATCGCAGTCTCAATTCTGGGAAGTAACGCATGCCCACAGCTCCCCTTGTGCGTGGAGAGGGAGCCGAGCCAGTCACACCGACCAGTTGGCACCCTGGTAGGCTGCCGTGGCCTCCCTTGCACCTCCTCACCGCAGACACAGGCGGCTCTCACTCACGTGTGGCCGTAAGCCTGCCACGCTTCCTGAGGGCTGGCGTGGAAGCCTTGAAAAGCCTGTCTGTCAGCCGCAAACACTCACCATGAACGTCTAATCCCAGCGCTTCCCAGGGCGAGTCCACCTTGACAGGCCTCACTTTCCGTGATACGTTCTTGTTGTGCTCTGCGTTCTGGCACGTTTCACACATTTTGATCTGGAAAGGGAAAACGCCTATCAAAGGACCTTAAAATATGCTGACAAATACTGTCAGATTCAGACTGGACAGCTTATGAAGCGATGAGAGCGACAGCATGTCTGAGCAGCTTCCTTCTACCCAATAAAAAACAGCAGGATGCaagaaaaagaggacaaaacACAACAGGCTGACACAGCTCACCTTTCACAAAACTTACCTGACAGCTTTCTCTGACACAATAACCAATTTTCTCAACGTAGCCTATAGCTAAGACATTTCTCAACCGGTTTTTAGGCAAGTATTTATTGGATTTTAAACTTCTACTGCTGGCTAGAAAAATCATCAGCCCCGGGATGCCAGAGGAACACGGGCTGCTCAAACCATGCAAGGCAACCACACTTCTTCAAACCACGCTGTTGCAgagccctgctgcaggggaCTTTTGGCAATAAAACAGGTGAGGCAAAGCAGCTGAGGAGAGCCGGTGGAAAGACTGAGCTCCTCTCATTACCATAGTTTAGGAAACAGGGCAGCTCTGGCAGGAATCCAGCCTTCTCAAAGCTAGACCCAGCAGCACTCGTCTGAAACAATCCCACCTTCCCACGCTGGCCAAAACTTCCCTGAACGAGGAGGCCTACCTGAGCAGGTTTCCTGTCGCTCGGGGGAAAGACATCCAATCTATCCAGCTGTCTCGGGACGTTCCAACAGTTTCACCTGCAGAGCTACTTAGTGCGTGGCTTCAAAGCAACAGGCACCAGAAATGACATCATCCCTGCATCAGGGCTCTTCTAGCTGCTCACTTGGGACTGCTGCCTGAACGTCCTGGGAAATACTGGTGTCACTGACACGGTCAACGCTCTCAACTTACCCAGTCCACAACATCCTTCACAATCCCCAGCCAGTAGTACCGGCTCTGAATCCGGTGTACGGTCTTCTTCTGGCCCAGATGGTTCCCGATTTCGGTGAAATGGCTTTCCAGAAAGACTTGCCGCCTCCGTTCGGGATCCACAATCACCTCGCgcttttcctccttcttggGTCCCACGTAGTAGAGGCAGCCATCTGCAGGTGCGAGAGGTTTATCTAAAACAACACGCTCTCACAGCCATTCAGCTACTCGGTCCCAGTAAAAGGGTCATTTTCTACAGCGGGAAAAACAGGTGAGACGCAACAAAGGGGGACTGTTGCCTTGGGAGCTTCCGTAATGCCTCTGGAGAAGCTGCTAAACCGGAATGACCTCCAAATAAGCCCACGGACCTCTTTTCTGCACCCAGGACTGAGCAAAATCTTCTGCTACGATAAAACCGCTTTGGTCTCCAGAGGCCAGCTACGGCCTACCCTGCCGTGACCCGGTGCTACCCCGGGTTGCCGCAATCCCCGCTCTGCGCCCCAAAAGCGACGCCAAGGCACAGAGGTGGCACGAGAGAGGCAGGGGGTACTGGCAGAGGCGCATCCCACGGCTCCCTCTTTGCGAGGGGGGCAAAGAAACCACGTATCCTCCCCGTGCCGTGGGGAAGGTACCGCTGTCCTCGCGTGTGCGGGGGCCGGAACGCCTTTGCTTTCGCCTCCACAGCCCTCTGCAGCGTCCCCGGGCCCTCCCCGCCCTTCATCCCCGCGGCCACGCTCTCCTCAGGGGGAGGCCGCGGCCAAGGGCAAGGCGGACGCcgctgtgtgtgtctgtgtgtgtgtgtgcgtgtgtcccccccaccccgccttGGCAGGCCCCGTCCGGGCTTGTCCCGCGGTCCCCACCGTCGACGACGAACTTCTGGGCGTAGCGCTTGAGGTTTTTCCTCTTGATGGAACAGAAGCTGGGCGGGAAACAGCCCTCGGCCAGCAGCCGGTAAATGTCCTCGAATTTGCTGCTGGGGCCGCACGACTCGgccgccaccaccacctcctcctcggCCACCTGCAGCGCCGAGTCCATGGCCAGCatgggccgggccgggccgggccgggagccCCGGGGCCCGGCTGACCCCTCCGGGCGCGTCCCCTGCCCGCGCGTGCACAGCGGCCGCGCGCCCAAGCGCGGGCGCGGCCCCGGGAGGGGAGTGGCGGCAGCGCTAAGGGACCGTCTGCAAATTACCCTCGGCGACCGCTGCCGGCCCGGTTTCGCTCCTCAGCGGCGACCCTCCGTCAAGGGAGCGGTTGTTCCTGCCGCGGCCCCGCCGTCCCTGCGGTGTGAGCGCGGGCCCCGGGCGCTCCTTTGCCCGCCTCGGCGCCGAGTTTGCCGCGGGACCGACACGGGGTGGGAGTGCGGCTTGGGCCTTGCCGTGGATTGGGGCGGTGGGAGGCCGCGGGGAAGGGGCATCGCTGCAGGCCCCGGCCCTGGCGACGCCACcgaaattagaaaaaaaagaagcataaaaGGGGAGAAAACGGGCAAGTTTCACCTCCCCTCGTTCTTCTCCCCGTTCGGAATTGGCCGACGCGCCCTCGCTCACGCCGACTCGGCCGGAAGCGGCGCTCCCCGCTGCGCGGCGGACCCATTTGGCGGCTGGACCCGCGCCGCCTCCGCTCGGCCGCCGGCGGGAAACATGTCCGCGGGCCGCCCGTTCCTGGCCTGCGCCTGCTTCTTCTCGGACAACATCTTCGTGGGGCGCTACGGGCTGCACGTCCGGTACCGGGACGAGGGGCAGCTCCGCCGCGACTACGGGCGGGTAACGGTGGGGCGGCGGGCACCCCTCACCCGGGCGCGGCGTCGGCCGAGGCCGGGCGGTGGGTGACGGGCCGCGTGTGTTGCAGGCGCTgcgggagcggggctgcgggAGCCAGGAGGACTTCAGGGCCGCGGTGCGGGAGGTGAGCGCGGCTCCGCCGGGGAATCCTGTCAGagcgggccgggggcgggggtAGGGAACACGAAGGCCGAGGACCTGGGGAGCCTCAGCCTCAGGGGGGCCTgccccgcggcggggaggggaCACCGCACCCCGGCTCCCCACGGCGGACACCCCCCGTTCCCCTGTGGCATTTCCACACGCGAGGGTGGCCGGGGGGCCGGAGGATCGATTCGAGCGCTGAAGGGAGCGGAGGAGACTTGCTGAAGCCACCAGCCCTGGCCCTGGCAGAACCTTGTCCCGATCAAACCCGGCGCCGGGCAGCGACCGGAGGGAAAAATTCCCCTCAGGGGCCTTGGTGCGGGGCTGGATGCGGTGAGTGATGCGTCCATACCGGCAACACCCGGCAGGAAACGCTGTAATTCAACATGCTGTGAAAATGGCCTTCTGTGCCACTCCCTGAGCGGTTTCTGTCAGCTGGCTCCCAGCGCCCTTCTAGTCCATCTTTCCTCATCTCTTCTTTTATCGATTACTTTTAGAGTGTGAGACGGGATCACGCCGGAGTCCTGCGGGGCTCACATGAGGTCTGCCACAGAAGGTTGTCGCAAGAACTGCTGTCCAACCAGGGCACCCTTTAGGGAGTTTCTTTCCAGGCCAGGGCCAGGGATCTGTCACACAACCAGTTCCAATTCCACCCCACACTAAGGGCACAAACAGGTTCTTTTAGGGATCCTTGGCTGGATCCtttaattttacaattaaaGCTTTACTTCCTTAACAGGAAATTATGGTTCGTATATCATGGAATTTACAATTAGAATGGCACAGGATTTCTACAAGAATCTTTTCAGAATCAGTGTAGCACAATAAGCAGCGTAATACAGAATTTATAATACAACTTAACTTAGGATTTCTAAATCCTAACTTAACTTGTAATTTCTAATCACCTAGATCCTAACAACTTTCTAATCACCTAGACCCTCTGCAGATTGGGTCAGATCGTACTACGTGGGTTTCTGGATCAATATAACCATCATAATGTAGAGTTGAAAATCATATAAAACAATATGAGTCACTCAGTCCTCGCAGGAAGCAGACAACGGTGGAGGTGTCCCTGGCTGTGGAGGGCTCATGGGTCTCGCTGTCTCCTTGGTTCACGGGACCTCCAGGGCCTGATAACGAAGGAAAGGGAATGAATACGTGACCCACTCGGTCACAGAGAATGGCTGCTTGCCTTATAAAATGGCGTTAGTTATGCTAATCACATTACCAGGGGTTGGGAGCAGGGGGTACCGGACACACCcgccttcctttttttgctgagGAATGTTATAAACTGGTCTTATGGGGGGgtattaaaaaggaagagctgcCTGAATCAGCTGCCGCCACAGCTGTTTCCTCTGAGATGACAGATTAGGCTGTCCCCACAACACTTAGCAGTAATCCCTTCATGACAAATCCTGTCTCCCAC contains the following coding sequences:
- the OGFOD2 gene encoding 2-oxoglutarate and iron-dependent oxygenase domain-containing protein 2 encodes the protein MSSNLLLGPHDSAATTTSSSATCSAESMASMGRAGPGREPRGPADPSGRVPCPRVHSGRAPKRGRGPGRGVAAALRDRLQITLGDRCRPGFAPQRRPSVKGAVVPAAAPPSLRCERGPRALLCPPRRRVCRGTDTGWECGLGLAVDWGGGRPRGRGIAAGPGPGDATEIRKKRSIKGEKTGKFHLPSFFSPFGIGRRALAHADSAGSGAPRCAADPFGGWTRAASARPPAGNMSAGRPFLACACFFSDNIFVGRYGLHVRYRDEGQLRRDYGRALRERGCGSQEDFRAAVREIEAEVQRRKQLIHQSAERKAIISKCYKRKHPEVYILQDSFLAPDFLEIVRYCTSPDAHPHGLLRYIESFSDKRIYRLPVFTEEFCQAFVDELENFEQSDMPKGRPNTMNNYGVLLNELGMDETFITPLREKYLQPITALLYPDVGGACLDSHKAFVVKYSLHEDLDLSSHYDNAEVTLNVSLGKDFTEGNLYFGDFSQDPTPVPKYIEIEHVGAQGLLHRGGQIHGALPIASGERWNLIIWMRSSAVRNQLCPMCNKKPELVEAEGFGDGFTESPEDDVPETVNLCSLW